One Vanessa atalanta chromosome 20, ilVanAtal1.2, whole genome shotgun sequence genomic window carries:
- the LOC125071731 gene encoding transcription initiation protein SPT3 homolog → MVSYFTIDATGEGTNFQKEISNMMHGFGDNPNPNAATVVLVENIVLQQLRSMLQESLNNSTMRAANTITNYDIIYLVRKNPVKLKRLHDYQIKLDRIDKNRQSTVTTPTETILPGIILEEEKEVTLKKKRTHIDVIKEIDETDEMSLIKFDAIDYLRKVRASKITESMSYEKYEAYHKARCSSFRSSYGLSKGFVKLERWINPNKELKINSLALEVLCFLAYETVAEIVDAVFLIRQDSKKKSGDPFSKFEGGYFCNPQSLNNAVYIKSGYEGCPAITVAEVREVLRRYFTPRSGMNGLFYRNMSMDLPVRYIAI, encoded by the coding sequence ATGGTTTCATATTTCACAATTGACGCTACCGGTGAAGGTACGAATTTCCAAAAAGAGATATCCAACATGATGCATGGTTTTGGAGATAACCCGAATCCGAATGCTGCAACAGTTGTTTTAGTAGAAAATATTGTTCTACAACAACTAAGGTCAATGTTGCAAGAATCATTGAATAATTCTACTATGAGAGCcgcaaatacaataacaaattatgatataatttatttagtgagGAAAAATCCtgtcaaattaaaaagacttcacgattatcaaataaaacttgaCCGTATTGATAAAAATCGTCAATCAACAGTCACCACGCCAACGGAAACAATTTTACCAGGTATTATTttagaagaagaaaaagaagtCACATTAAAGAAAAAACGCACACACATTGATGTTATAAAGGAAATCGACGAAACTGATGAAATGAGCCTTATCAAATTCGATGCTATTGATTATTTAAGAAAAGTAAGAGCATCAAAAATAACCGAATCAATGTCATATGAAAAATATGAAGCGTATCATAAAGCTCGGTGCAGTTCGTTTCGTTCAAGTTACGGTCTTAGTAAAGGATTTGTTAAGCTGGAAAGATGGATCAATCCAAATAAAGAACTTAAAATAAACTCGCTAGCTTTAGAAGTCTTATGTTTTCTAGCATACGAGACTGTTGCAGAAATAGTCGATGCTGTCTTCTTGATACGACAGGACAGTAAAAAGAAAAGTGGGGATCCATTTAGTAAATTTGAGGGTGGTTACTTTTGCAATCCACAGAGTTTGAACAATGCTGTTTATATTAAGTCTGGTTACGAAGGTTGTCCTGCGATAACAGTCGCTGAAGTGAGGGAAGTGTTAAGAAGGTATTTCACACCTAGAAGTGGAATGAACGGTCTTTTCTATAGAAATATGAGCATGGATTTGCCAGTCAGATATATtgcaatataa
- the LOC125071732 gene encoding iron-sulfur cluster co-chaperone protein HscB isoform X1, giving the protein MLTQRLFWNLSIIKTKHQIRYLSCWSCGNNITTMVSNLFCSNCKVLQRPDKSENYFKVLGVKETYDLDESELSMKYKELQKYLHPDKYANRNKEEQEISAQYSSLVNDAYKTLLEPLTRGIYMLRLRGKEIPENTQLDQEFLFKIMEKNEEVENADTEEEIMRLNKENKAVIKDLQKQLSIAFFDGDLKRVLHLLSHMKYYASIDNQIQAAIRNKGIFR; this is encoded by the exons atgctgaCTCAAAGACTTTTTTGGAATCTttcaataatcaaaacaaaacaccaAATTAGATATTTATCATGTTGGTCATGTGGAAATAATATTACTACCATGGTCTCAAATCTTTTCTGTTCTAACTGCAAAGTCTTACAAAGACCTGATAAATCAGAAAACTACTTTAAGGTCCTTGGGGTCAAGGAAACATATGACCTAGATGAAAGTGAACTATCAATGAAATATAaggaattacaaaaatatctacaCCCAGACAAATATGCAAACag aaataagGAAGAACAAGAGATATCTGCACAGTATTCTTCATTAGTAAATGATGCTTACAAAACTCTGTTAGAACCATTAACAAGAG GTATATATATGTTGCGATTAAGAGGAAAAGAAATACCTGAAAATACTCAATTAGACCAAGAatttctgtttaaaattatGGAAAAGAATGAAGAAGTAGAAAATGCAGACACAGAAGAGGAAATAATGAGActcaataaagaaaataaagcaGTCATTAAAGACCTCCAAAAACAGCTGTCCATAGCATTCTTTGACGGTGATCTGAAAAGAGTCTTACATTTGTTGAGTCACATGAAGTATTACGCAAGTATTGATAACCAAATACAGGCGGCAATTCGAAATAAAGGAATTTTTAGATga
- the LOC125071732 gene encoding iron-sulfur cluster co-chaperone protein HscB isoform X2, with product MKYKELQKYLHPDKYANRNKEEQEISAQYSSLVNDAYKTLLEPLTRGIYMLRLRGKEIPENTQLDQEFLFKIMEKNEEVENADTEEEIMRLNKENKAVIKDLQKQLSIAFFDGDLKRVLHLLSHMKYYASIDNQIQAAIRNKGIFR from the exons ATGAAATATAaggaattacaaaaatatctacaCCCAGACAAATATGCAAACag aaataagGAAGAACAAGAGATATCTGCACAGTATTCTTCATTAGTAAATGATGCTTACAAAACTCTGTTAGAACCATTAACAAGAG GTATATATATGTTGCGATTAAGAGGAAAAGAAATACCTGAAAATACTCAATTAGACCAAGAatttctgtttaaaattatGGAAAAGAATGAAGAAGTAGAAAATGCAGACACAGAAGAGGAAATAATGAGActcaataaagaaaataaagcaGTCATTAAAGACCTCCAAAAACAGCTGTCCATAGCATTCTTTGACGGTGATCTGAAAAGAGTCTTACATTTGTTGAGTCACATGAAGTATTACGCAAGTATTGATAACCAAATACAGGCGGCAATTCGAAATAAAGGAATTTTTAGATga